Proteins found in one Rhodobacter capsulatus SB 1003 genomic segment:
- a CDS encoding dihydroorotate dehydrogenase-like protein codes for MDLKTRYLGLDLQSPVVASASPMNARLDVLRQLADCGAGAVVLPSVFEEQIWHEQRILDQLVEHGTESYGEALSYFPAQAAFAFESSNTLGLVERAATALSVPVIASINGTTDTGWTDTAHDMEEAGAAAIELNVYFLPTDPNVSGSDVERRTLDVVRAVCETVKIPVAVKIGPYFSSPAHMAKRIVAAGAKGVVLFNRFYQPEIDPVGLSVTPALQLSTRYEMRLPLLWVGVLSGRLGGSLAASTGVESAEDVVRYLLAGADVVMSTSALLRHGPGHMEVLVRGLEDWLTARGVNHLGAVRGMLAHGAIEDPEGYERANYIKVMQSWARDGKKA; via the coding sequence ATGGACTTGAAAACCCGCTATCTGGGCCTTGATCTGCAAAGCCCCGTCGTCGCCTCGGCCAGCCCGATGAATGCGCGGCTGGATGTGCTCCGGCAGCTGGCCGATTGTGGCGCGGGCGCGGTGGTGCTGCCCTCGGTTTTCGAGGAGCAGATCTGGCACGAGCAGCGCATCCTTGACCAGCTTGTCGAGCATGGCACCGAAAGCTACGGCGAGGCCTTGAGCTATTTTCCGGCTCAGGCGGCCTTTGCCTTTGAAAGCTCGAACACGCTCGGGCTGGTGGAACGGGCGGCAACCGCGCTGAGCGTGCCGGTCATCGCCTCGATCAACGGCACCACCGACACCGGCTGGACCGACACCGCGCATGACATGGAGGAGGCGGGCGCCGCCGCGATCGAGCTGAACGTCTATTTCCTGCCCACCGACCCGAATGTCTCGGGCTCGGATGTGGAGCGGCGCACGCTCGATGTGGTGCGCGCGGTCTGCGAGACGGTGAAGATCCCGGTGGCGGTGAAGATCGGGCCCTATTTTTCGTCGCCCGCGCATATGGCCAAGCGCATCGTTGCAGCGGGGGCAAAGGGGGTCGTGCTGTTCAACCGCTTCTATCAGCCCGAGATCGACCCGGTCGGGCTGAGCGTCACCCCGGCGCTGCAGCTGTCGACGCGCTACGAGATGCGGCTGCCGCTGTTGTGGGTGGGCGTGTTGTCGGGGCGGCTGGGCGGTTCGCTTGCGGCCTCGACCGGGGTCGAAAGCGCCGAGGATGTGGTGCGCTATCTTCTGGCCGGGGCGGATGTGGTGATGAGCACCTCGGCGCTTTTGCGGCACGGGCCGGGGCATATGGAGGTGCTGGTGCGCGGGCTTGAAGACTGGCTGACGGCGCGGGGGGTGAACCATCTGGGCGCGGTGCGGGGGATGCTGGCGCATGGCGCGATCGAGGATCCCGAGGGCTACGAGCGGGCGAATTACATCAAAGTGATGCAAAGCTGGGCCAGGGACGGCAAGAAAGCGTGA
- the nifJ gene encoding pyruvate:ferredoxin (flavodoxin) oxidoreductase translates to MRDSLAETPKAATETGLRAVMDGNTAGAHVAYRVNEVCGIYPITPSSTMAELADEWAARGVTNIWGNVPVIQEMQSEAGAAGAVHGALQAGAMTTTFTASQGLMLMIPNMFKIAGELTPTVFHVAARALATHALSIFGDHSDVMAVRSTGFAMLASASVQEAHDMALIAQAATLRARVPFVHFFDGFRTSHEVNTLRLIPDDTIRAMIDDDLVRAHRARALSPDNPVVRGTAQNPDVFFQGREAGNPFHAAVPAIVAAEMARLGALTGRRYGLVDYLGDPEAERVIVIMGSSAEVVEEALTALNARGAKLGALIVRLYRPFPAAAFLAALPATCTKLAVLDRCKEPGAPGEPLFLDVVATLCEAVATGTRATLPRITGGRYGLSSKDFDPAQVKAVYDELAKDAPKQGFTVGITDDVSFTSLSVDPDFHTEPEDVVRAVFFGLGADGTVGANKNSVKILAEEAGLSAQGYFVYDSHKSGAQTVSHLRFGPRPIKAPYLIHQANFVACHQFPFLSKIDILRVAAPGATVLLNAPFGPDRIWDRLPRSAQQTILTKGLKLYVIDANKAAREVGLGRRTNTILQTCFFALSGVLPREEAIAQIKAAIKKTYGRKGKRVIEQNWAAVDGALERLHEVKVPGAVTSGFERPPAVPPTAPEFVRRVTALMMEDRGDEIPVSLLPADGTFPTGTAAWEKRNVADEVPAWRSDLCIQCGQCSFVCPHSVIRAKYFDEDLLEGAPEVFKSAPVNARGYPGARFSLQFHVEDCTGCGLCIEACPAQSPVEPGVKALNLTDKAGLLEEARQAMGFFAHLPVNDRARVDFANVRGVQFLEPLFEFSGACAGCGETPYVKLLSQLFGDRLMIANATGCSSIYSGNLPVTPWTKNCEGRGPAWANSLFEDNAEFGLGFRLAADKHLDLARNLAADMAPEVGEDLVAAILSAPQIRESEIRAQRERVATLKTRLLAHRDAPRAQHLMSVIDHLVRRSIWIVGGDGWAYDIGYGGLDHVLASGRNVNILVMDTEVYSNTGGQASKATPLGAIAKFAAAGKRTARKDLALQAVAYGNVYVAQVAMGANPQQTLQAFREAEAYDGPSLILAYSHCIAHGFDIRRGLDQQDRAVASGYWPLLRYDPQLRGTGEAPFRLDSPRPTLPFKDYAYNELRYSALAATRPEEAAALLNDAQQAVLEKYRSYEDFARMDAGPDPARALGAAGKM, encoded by the coding sequence ATGCGTGACAGTCTGGCCGAAACGCCCAAGGCCGCGACCGAAACCGGCCTGCGCGCGGTGATGGATGGCAACACCGCCGGGGCCCATGTCGCCTATCGGGTGAACGAGGTCTGCGGCATCTATCCGATCACGCCCTCCTCCACGATGGCGGAGCTGGCCGACGAATGGGCGGCGCGCGGGGTGACGAACATCTGGGGCAATGTCCCCGTGATTCAGGAAATGCAATCCGAGGCGGGCGCCGCGGGCGCGGTGCATGGCGCGCTGCAGGCGGGCGCGATGACGACGACCTTCACCGCCTCGCAAGGCTTGATGCTGATGATCCCGAACATGTTCAAGATCGCGGGCGAACTGACGCCCACGGTCTTTCATGTCGCGGCCCGGGCGCTGGCCACGCATGCGCTCTCGATCTTTGGCGATCATTCCGACGTGATGGCGGTGCGATCGACGGGCTTTGCGATGCTGGCCTCGGCCTCGGTGCAGGAGGCGCATGACATGGCGCTGATCGCGCAGGCGGCGACTTTGCGCGCCCGCGTGCCCTTTGTGCATTTCTTCGACGGTTTCCGCACCAGCCACGAGGTCAACACGCTGCGGCTGATCCCCGATGACACGATCCGCGCGATGATCGACGATGATCTGGTGCGCGCCCATCGGGCCCGGGCGCTGTCGCCCGACAATCCGGTGGTGCGCGGCACGGCGCAAAACCCCGACGTGTTCTTTCAGGGCCGCGAGGCGGGCAACCCGTTCCACGCCGCCGTGCCCGCGATCGTCGCCGCGGAAATGGCGCGGCTGGGCGCCCTGACCGGGCGGCGCTATGGCCTGGTCGATTATCTGGGCGACCCCGAGGCCGAACGGGTGATCGTGATCATGGGCTCGAGCGCCGAGGTGGTCGAAGAGGCTTTGACGGCCCTGAATGCGCGGGGCGCGAAACTGGGCGCGCTGATCGTGCGGCTGTACCGCCCCTTCCCGGCCGCGGCGTTTCTGGCCGCCCTGCCCGCGACCTGCACGAAGCTGGCCGTGCTCGACCGCTGCAAGGAACCCGGTGCGCCGGGGGAGCCCTTGTTCCTTGATGTCGTGGCGACGCTGTGCGAGGCGGTGGCGACCGGCACGCGCGCCACCCTGCCGCGCATCACCGGCGGGCGTTACGGGCTGTCGTCCAAGGATTTCGACCCGGCGCAGGTGAAGGCGGTTTACGACGAGCTGGCGAAAGACGCGCCGAAACAGGGCTTCACCGTGGGCATCACCGATGATGTCAGCTTCACCAGCCTGAGCGTCGATCCGGACTTTCACACCGAGCCCGAAGATGTTGTCCGCGCGGTCTTTTTCGGCCTTGGCGCCGATGGGACGGTGGGCGCCAACAAGAATTCGGTCAAGATCCTGGCCGAGGAGGCCGGGCTTTCGGCGCAGGGCTATTTCGTCTATGACAGCCACAAGTCGGGGGCGCAGACGGTGTCGCATCTGCGCTTCGGCCCGCGGCCGATCAAGGCGCCCTATCTGATCCATCAGGCGAATTTCGTTGCCTGCCACCAGTTCCCCTTCCTGTCGAAAATCGACATCCTGCGCGTCGCGGCGCCGGGCGCGACGGTGCTTTTGAACGCGCCCTTCGGACCCGACAGGATCTGGGACCGCCTGCCAAGGTCGGCGCAGCAGACGATCTTGACGAAGGGGCTGAAGCTTTACGTCATCGACGCCAACAAGGCCGCGCGCGAGGTGGGGCTGGGGCGGCGGACGAACACCATCCTGCAGACCTGTTTCTTTGCGCTTTCGGGCGTGCTGCCGCGCGAGGAGGCGATCGCGCAGATCAAGGCCGCGATCAAGAAAACCTATGGCCGCAAGGGCAAAAGGGTGATCGAACAGAACTGGGCCGCCGTCGATGGCGCGCTGGAACGGCTGCATGAGGTGAAAGTCCCAGGCGCCGTCACCTCAGGCTTCGAGCGCCCGCCCGCCGTGCCGCCCACCGCGCCCGAATTCGTGCGCCGCGTCACCGCGCTGATGATGGAGGACCGCGGCGACGAGATCCCGGTCAGCCTTTTGCCCGCGGACGGCACCTTCCCGACCGGCACCGCGGCCTGGGAAAAACGGAATGTCGCCGACGAGGTTCCGGCTTGGCGCAGCGACCTGTGCATCCAGTGCGGCCAATGCAGCTTCGTGTGCCCGCATTCGGTCATCCGGGCGAAATATTTCGACGAGGACCTGCTGGAAGGCGCGCCCGAGGTGTTCAAATCCGCCCCGGTCAATGCCCGCGGCTATCCGGGCGCGCGGTTCAGCCTGCAATTCCATGTCGAGGATTGCACCGGCTGCGGATTGTGTATCGAGGCCTGCCCGGCGCAAAGCCCGGTCGAGCCGGGCGTCAAGGCGCTGAACCTGACCGACAAGGCGGGGCTGCTGGAAGAGGCGCGGCAGGCGATGGGCTTTTTCGCGCATCTGCCGGTGAACGACCGCGCCCGCGTCGATTTCGCCAATGTCCGCGGCGTGCAATTCCTGGAACCGCTGTTCGAGTTTTCGGGCGCCTGCGCGGGTTGCGGGGAAACCCCTTACGTCAAGCTGCTGAGCCAGCTTTTCGGCGACCGGCTGATGATCGCGAATGCGACCGGCTGTTCCTCGATCTATTCGGGCAACCTGCCGGTGACGCCCTGGACGAAGAACTGCGAAGGCCGCGGCCCGGCCTGGGCGAATTCGCTCTTCGAAGATAACGCCGAATTCGGTCTGGGCTTCCGGCTCGCGGCCGACAAGCATCTGGACCTGGCGCGCAATCTGGCCGCGGACATGGCCCCCGAGGTCGGCGAGGATCTGGTGGCGGCGATCCTGTCGGCGCCGCAGATCCGCGAAAGCGAGATCCGGGCGCAGCGCGAGCGGGTGGCGACGCTGAAGACCCGGTTGCTAGCACATCGCGACGCGCCGCGGGCGCAACATCTGATGAGCGTGATCGACCATCTGGTGCGGCGTTCGATCTGGATCGTCGGCGGCGATGGCTGGGCCTATGACATCGGCTATGGCGGGCTTGATCACGTTCTGGCCTCCGGGCGCAACGTGAATATCCTTGTGATGGATACCGAGGTCTATTCGAACACCGGCGGCCAGGCTTCGAAGGCCACCCCCCTTGGCGCGATTGCGAAATTCGCCGCCGCGGGCAAGCGTACCGCGCGCAAGGATCTGGCGCTGCAGGCCGTCGCCTACGGCAATGTCTATGTCGCGCAGGTGGCGATGGGGGCCAATCCGCAACAGACCCTGCAGGCCTTCCGCGAGGCCGAGGCCTATGACGGCCCGTCCCTCATCCTGGCCTACAGCCATTGCATCGCGCATGGCTTCGACATCCGCCGCGGGCTTGACCAGCAAGACCGCGCCGTCGCCTCGGGCTACTGGCCGCTTCTGCGCTACGACCCGCAGCTGCGCGGCACAGGAGAGGCGCCGTTCCGGCTCGACAGTCCGCGCCCGACCCTGCCCTTCAAGGACTATGCCTATAACGAGCTGCGCTATTCCGCGCTGGCCGCCACCCGACCCGAGGAGGCGGCGGCCTTGCTTAACGACGCGCAACAGGCGGTGCTTGAAAAATATCGCAGTTACGAGGACTTTGCACGTATGGATGCAGGACCGGACCCGGCCCGGGCCCTCGGCGCGGCCGGCAAGATGTGA